TAGTGTACTCACCTTGAGACAAAGTTCCCAAATAATATTGCTAGATGTTTTCATTAGCCAACGTATCATATACAACAGTGTTTGATGTCATTTAGTTAATAAAGCTGATAAGTTTTCTATTCCTTAAGATGGGTCTGAGGGCAATTCTTCATCTGCTTCATCTTTGTTGTTTTTTAGTTAGAACAATAATGTTTCCTACTTTAGCCATGTAGATCAGTAATGCTATTTACGATATTTATTGCTGATAGCATACTGGTTGCTGCTTTTTAGTCagttgattatttatttattaaaaaaaaaggattttagCTGGTAATGATATTCCCTTTGATCTCTTCAAGATATGAATCTGTCAGTCATGAGTTCCCACTCTTTCAGGATGAGTATTCGATGTGTTTTGTCtgcaattattttttagatgcATTGCTCCTTTTAATTGTTACAACTTCTTGAGGGACctcataaatcaattttatcatcCATTTTCTCTCTCTCCAATTTACAGTTTAGTTGTAGAAATACGCACATTGCATATGCTTATGGTAGAGTAatgatgttattttttatataatgagTTCATAGATCCAAGAAAGCTTGTTTTTGTGAATATATACTGGTTCAGGAGGAAGGAAGAAAACACTCCTTTGGCGGGAAAGCTGGGGTTACATCTCTTCTTTTTAACAATGCACTATTAACCGATGTttccttttatattttcttaaggATAAGGGAatggttttcttttctttggtGGGGGAGCTAGAATGCATTTCTAATGTGAATTATGAAGTTTTGTAGGTTAATTAGTATTTATGCTTTTGGAGGGTTTATATTGTCATGCTTGATTTACATGTTGGGCGTTTCTAACTAGATGCATTGAATTAAGTTTTCCCGATGATGGCCTCAGCATGCACTCCGACATCTGTTGGAGTAAAATCTCATTAAACATTGTGATAATGTTATGAGAAGCTGATATTGACAAAGATAGTTCAAAAAGCACTCCCAACGTCTGTTGAATAGCATCGAGCATTAATTTCATTGGTAACAATTGTATATGTTATGACAGGCAGATGTTGACAAAGATGGGCGCCTCACTTTGCCTGAGATGATTGAGAATCCATATGTATTTTATAGTGCTATTTTCAATGACGATGAAGATGAATATAATGATTACCACGACGAGTTCCGATAAATTCACATTAGGTAAGGGAAATTAACTATTTATGTGTCTAACTTAAATCTTAATCTACATTTAGtgaatattttctttataatgtTCTATGATTATGGATTTCAGGATAAACACAAAAGCTTGAAACATTTCAGTAACAAGGAGTCCGAGGTTATGAGATGGCAGAATTTTGATGTTTTGGCCCTTATTAGGTTGCTAGTCTCAATCCTGGTGTGGTTTGTGGGGTGGCAACATTTATTGCTTCTTTCCATTCATTATCTGCGAGTTCTTATTTGCTGATAGGATCCACCGTGGCTTGTCATGGAGTCACACCTGGATCATCTGGAGGATAATAGGATCTAAACTTcattgtaatttgtaaaattagaATGATATATACAGATATTCAAATCACTGATTGACCCATCATTATTTAAGTATTGCCCGTCAATTCTCAATGGATAATACATGTACCATATAACTGTAATGACCATCACGATCCTAGTTGGACTTCAATATTTTTAGTACCCCAAGCCAGGCATTTTGTTTATTTGCTACGTTTATAAGAAGGATGCACCCAACAGAAAAAAGTTTATAAGGTGTCCAGTAGTTCTGAAAACAAAGAACTGCAGAACTGAAGTTGGTCTATATAATTGACGGTCGAAAAAATCACGCAGCTTGTCTCATGAAATTCTTTCAAGATTATGAAAATGATGCAACTAAAGTTGATTCATCAGAGGATCTGATTTACAATGGTTACAAGGTTGTTTTAGACTCCACAACTAAAAATGAAACACTAGTAACCTTGTGCCCTTTCCCTTTTCAAATGTGAAGTTAAAGCATATACAGAATTAGTGCTTTGTGACTTCAAATCTaaaatggatatatatatatatatattacagtaaattttatattattttatttgtaacatCCATTGTTCgtaattttcaaaaaagaaaaatgttcatTGTTCTTCAAATATTGTCTAGGATAATAAGTTGTCCAATAATTCAAAAGTTTATCCATTAAAGTACTTATTTTTTTGCAAAACAAACAACAGGTTAGTTTATTTAGCACTGAAACACCTTATGATTTTTACAACTGGAAACATGCTCGCACTCACACACAAGTCCAAGCCATTCTCAATTCCAGCAAAATAATCAAATCGGCAATTTGTTGTGCCAATAGCCGTCGCAGTTAATTAGGCTTACAAAATGGGGCTAATTAATCATGTCACCGTATCATATTATCACAATTATAAAAAGTCATCATTATTGTAATCTAAGCGCCGCTGATTTAAAAGCAGCTACTCTGTCTTTCTCTTCATAAACATATAGTTATTGCAATGGCCAAACACCTAGATATAACAGAACAATCTGCTTCTGTTTTAGTATCCAATGCAGAATCCACCATCAAaggaaaaattataaaaataatgtccCTActgtttttaatatttcttcttGTCACCTTGTGTAAGGCTTTTGAGCCAAACTTCAACCCTTAGAATGCTGATTTAGACATGAAAATTTCAATGGCTGAAACCAACAATACTATGAGAAGCTCAAGCCATTGGAAATCATTTTACAGTTTTGGTGATAAACTGAAAAGATTTCCATGTTTGTTGAGGAGGGAAATTTGGAAAGTTGGCAAAGATGATCCAAGAAGAATAGTCCATTCTTTGAAAGTTGGCAAAGATGATCCAAGAAGAATAGTCCATTCTTTGAAAGTTGGTCTGGCTTTAGCACTTGTATCTTTGTTGTATCTAATGGAGCCGTTGTTCAAAGGGATAGGGAAAAATGCTATGTGGGCTGTCATGACTGTGGTTTTTGTCATGGAGTTCACTGTAGGTATGTTATTCTTTTCTCAGTAACATTATTATTACtctccatttttttatttagttgtcATTTTAAGGTTATTTACACATACCAATACAACTAATAAATATTGTTACTTTTGATGAAATTATTTGTCTTTTTCTATAATGccattaattatttgttatctCATTCCACTTATTTCTCTATCTGCAATAAATAGTTAAGGGTATTATTGACAACAATAGTTAATGTTGCATTGaactttgaaaataataaatagcgacaattaaaaaaaaacggAGGGAGTATGTGTTTAGATGACATCCTCATAGGTATTGAAGGATCAGTTGTATGATTGCAGGGGGAACCTTATGCAAAGGACTAAATAGAGGATTGGGAACTTCGTTAGCAGGATTATTGgcattttttattagttatcTTCCAGATGTTCCTGGTCAGATTTTTCGAGCGGTTTTCATTGGTGCTGCAGTTTTTCTTTTAGGTAAGCATCTATTTCATCATGAATGAAAGAAACTTGACTCTAGTGCTTGGTTTGATAATAGTACATTTGTTTGTTGAAATATTAAGAGAATCTCAATTGATATGTTAAGATACAAACCTCTATTTTTCATTAGTAGGAATGGTTCTAACAAATCTTTAGCCTGTGTTTGTAGTTTAAGTTATCTTATAATGTAATTTTAAAGAAGTTTTCTGTCATATGGCTGAGGCCCTCCAAATGTTTGGCTGAGCCATATTGCTACTTTGTTGGTTTGCAGGAACTGCAACTACTTATGTGAGGTTCATTCCTTATATAAAGAAGAATTGTGACTATGGCGTTATGATATTTCTCTTGACCTTTAATTTGATAACTGTATCGAGTAACCTTGTTGATAACGTCTTGAGCATAGCAAAAGATCGCATTTTTACCATATGCATAGGTGTTGGTCTTTGTCTTGTAATGAGTTTATTGGTATTTCCAAACTGGTCAGGGGAAGACCTTCATAAGTCCACCATATTAAAGCTTGAAGGCTTAGCCAACTGTATAGAAGGTAAGGTAAACTTTGAGAAAGAATGTTCCTTAAGTTCAAAGAAAAATGTCGCAACAGCAATGACAACCACGCCTTATTCCACTAGGCAGGTCAGTTATATGAATCAACCGACGCAGTAAAACTCTACCATAGATTATACCTCTATCCAAATCATTGACCttctaaatatttcattatagtTTTTCCTATGGTTTTTCTTGGTCTTCCTCTACTTTTAGCAATTGGGCGACATTAAAGTTTGTAAAAATAAGAATTGCTAGAGTACTACTAGTATTTAACATAAAAAAGGTACTAtgtttctatttctatttcctCAATGTGAAAACAATGATGCAGTTTCTGTCATGGAATATTTTCATGATTCTGAGAAACAAGCAAATGAAGATGATTCATCTGAGGATCCCATTTATAAGCGTTGTGAAGCAGTTTTAGACTCTAAACCTAAGGATGAAACACTAGTAAGTTAGTGTCTCTTTTTTGTAAAGTAAATAAGATCAGGCATTACAAGCAAATTGGGAACCAAGATACTCAAGAATTTGCCACAGGATCCCAAGGCAGCAATATGCAAAAGTAGGAGCTGCTCTTCGCCACTTTAGTTACACTGTTGTAGCACTACATGGATGCTTGCAGTCTGAAATTCGGGTATAAACCAGCTATCTTAATCGAGTTTCGCGATGCAAGTTGATAGGTGTGTTTTTTGTCTTATTGTTGTCATCATTCATTTAATTCCTAGTCATACAGATGGTAATTGTGATATCTTTTTTCAAACTAAAACAACATACTACTTTATCTAATTATGCCAACTCATCgttttcacaaaaaaaatgCTTCCACTTATCAATAAGGTTCATCATTGAGATCCTAGATTATCTGTCATGTTAGGGGTAGCACATGGAAcactataatttaaaatagaaatcaTTGATTAAGATCTATAACTAGGATGTGAATGATGTTCAAAGTCATTTTGTCTAGAAATGAAACATGAAATGTAATAGTCTACATTATTCTATTGGCTAGCATCTTCACAATTATTAGAATAACCTTTTagtataaaatatgattttcttaTTTGATGTTTGGATTTATTTATACCTTTGTACTATTAAACATTAACATATGATTGTTGAAGACTCCAAGGTCAATCCGTGATCTATACAAAGATTCTTGCATCAAACTTGCACAAGAAGTATCAAAAGTACTAAGAATAATGTCCAACAGCATAAGGAAAAAGCATCAATTTTCCCTTCAAATACTCTCAAGCAATCTCAATGAAGCTTTAAAGACCTTGACAACGCATTGAAATCACAACTTCAACTTTTACTAGGCTCAAGAAACGGTCGAACTCGAACCCGAAAAACACCTAGAACCCTGAAAACCGAAACTCAAGCAACTACTGCATATAATGGCAACAAgcttgaagaagaagaaagtagAATCTCATTATCAAGTATTAAAAGTGATTGTTGTTCCCCAATTGGAAGTAAATCAAAAGAAGGACAAGGACACAAGAAGGTTTTGAGGCCACAACTCAGTAAGATTATG
The genomic region above belongs to Cicer arietinum cultivar CDC Frontier isolate Library 1 chromosome 4, Cicar.CDCFrontier_v2.0, whole genome shotgun sequence and contains:
- the LOC101515549 gene encoding aluminum-activated malate transporter 14-like translates to MKISMAETNNTMRSSSHWKSFYSFGDKLKRFPCLLRREIWKVGKDDPRRIVHSLKVGKDDPRRIVHSLKVGLALALVSLLYLMEPLFKGIGKNAMWAVMTVVFVMEFTVGGTLCKGLNRGLGTSLAGLLAFFISYLPDVPGQIFRAVFIGAAVFLLGTATTYVRFIPYIKKNCDYGVMIFLLTFNLITVSSNLVDNVLSIAKDRIFTICIGVGLCLVMSLLVFPNWSGEDLHKSTILKLEGLANCIEGKVNFEKECSLSSKKNVATAMTTTPYSTRQVSYMNQPTQ